CCATCAGTTGATCAGTAGTAGAGGCGATTCTTGGGGTCGACCTTCCAAAAGAGGATGAAGGGATACTTCCCTTCCGGGGGTTTGGGGGTGTCCCCCAAATGTCTTTTCTTCCCCCTCTTCCAGAATGGGAGAGGGGGATCGAGGGGGTGAGGGCAACTGAACCATGGATGAGAAAGCACTGGCCGGAGTGAGGGTGATCGAATATGCCAGTCTTGTCGCTGGTCCGTATTGCGGCAAACTGCTGGCTGACATGGGCGCTGAGGTCATGAAGATCGAGGAGCCCGGAACGGGCGACGAGGCAAGGCGAATAGGCCCGTTCCTGAATGATATCCTAAATCCTGAGCGCAGCATCCTTTTCATGTACCTCAATACGAACAAACGGGGAATCACCCTTGATCTGGAAACACTTGAGGGGATGAATACCTTCAAGAGACTTATTGAGAATGCGGATATCCTGATTGAAGACAAGTCTCCTCGGATGATCAGGAAACTGGGACTCTCATTCGATATCCTGGCGGCAATCAATCCCAAATTCATCATGACATCCATCACTCCCTTCGGACAGACAGGGCCCTATGCCGAGTATAAAACTCATCCGCTCAACACGGCGTTCAGCGGGGGTTTGGGATATTCAAGTCCCATCGGAGAGCCTGTCAAGCCCGGAGGGATGTTCGCAGAGTATGCCTGCGGACTGAGCGCTGCCACTGGAACCTTGGCTGCCCTGTATGTCCAGAGAAAAACAGGTATGGGGCAGCATATTGATATCTCCAAGCAGGAAACGATCATAGACCTCAACCGATTGCCGGCGGCGCAATATGCCAACATGCCATACCCCGATTACGCCCGAATGAGGATCAAGAACAGAGAAACCATGCCTCCGATACCCTGCAAGGATGGCCATGTGGTGATCTCGGTTCCTGAGATGCATCAATGGCATGGCTGCGTCCGGCTTATGGGCAATCCGGAGTGGGCGCAGAATAAGGCGTATGACGATAATGCGGAACGTTTGGCCCGTTTTGAAACAGAGATCAGGCCCAGGCTGACGGAATGGGCAATGAAGCATACTCGTGAAGAGATATATCATCAAGGGCAGGCCTGCGGCTGTCCCACAGCGCCGATTCTATCCGCCGAGGACGTGGTGAAGTCGAAACAGTTGAAAGCGAGGGAATTCTTTGTCCAGGCTAAAGACTCGGATGGAGATGTGATGACGTTTCCCGGAGCGCCCTGCAAATTCTCGAGGACGCCGTGGGCAATCGGCAGTACAGCGCCTTCGCTTGGCCAGCACAACGAACTGATCCGCGTCAAAAGGGAAGCGGGCGCTCATTCAGAAAAGAGGTCAGCACAACAGGAAGGCGCGATGAGGTATCCCCTGGAAGGGATTCGAATTGTCGATTTCACCTGGGCGTGGGCCGGTGCTCATGCAACGGACCTCCTTGCCATGCTGGGAGCCGAGGTCATCAAGGTCGAGAGCAACAGCCGGATCGATGGTTGCAGGTTCTTTTCGATTACGACCGGTCAGTTCTTTGAAAACATCGAACTGTCTCCCGCCTTCAATGATATGAACCTGAACAAGCTCAGCATAAACCTCAATCTGCAGCATCCCGGAGGGGTTGAACTGGCCAGGGAGTTGATCAGGATTAGCGATGTGGCCGCTCAGAACATGCGCCCCGGGGTCATGGAAAGGCTGGGGCTGGGCTATGAAGTCCTGCGGAAGGTCAACCCCGAAATCATCTTGCTTTCCTCTTCTGCCTCAGGCTTGACCGGTCCGGAACGAGCATATACAGGATATGCAACAAACTTCGCCGCGATCGGCGGCCTGTCGTACATCACCGGCCATCCTGACGGACCTCCAATCCTTTCGATGGGCGAAGTGGACCTTTTGAGCGCCACCACGTCTGCTTGGGCTGTTCTTGCCGCGCTTATCCATCGGCAGCGGACGGGAGAAGGCCAGCATATCGATGTCTCTTCTTCTGAGACCGTCAGTGTTCTGATCGGAGATGTGCTCATGGATTATCTCATCAACGGCAGGGTTCAGTCTCGTAAGGGCAATCTCGATGAATTCATGGCACCCCACAATTGTTATCGCTGCAAAGGGGAAGATAAGTGGATCAGCATTGCCATCGGGACTGAGGCGGAATGGAGAGCCTTGTGTCAGATCACGGGTCATCCTGAATGGATGAGCGATCCGAGATTCATCGACGCATCGTGTCGTCGGCAAAATCAGGCAGAACTGGACAAGCTGGTCGAAGGCTGGACATCGGAAAGAACGCATTATGAAGTGATGGAGACCTTGCAGGGCGTCGGAGTGGCTGCTGTCCCGTATTTTACCAGCGAGGACCTCTGTACCGATCCTCACCTTCGCCACCGCAAATGCTTCGTCGAAGTCGAACACCCGTTCATTGGCAGGCAGACAGTCGCTGCGCCGCCCTGGAAATTGTCCAGAACCCCGGCAGAGATCACCCGCCATGGTCCGCTCTTCGGGGAACACAACCAATACGTTTTTGGAGAACTCCTGAGGATGAAAGCGGCTGAGATCGAGCGTCTGGTGAAAGAGCAGGTCATTTATTAGTGTTGTCAATCAGCTAAAGCGGGACTCATTGGCTAGCGGACAACAGCCAGGCTCTTCGAATACAAGATGAGCCCTAAAAGTCTGGTGGACACTGTTTTGATATCGGGACCACGCAACTAATCGTCCATCAAGGAAGTCCATCTGTTGAGAAAAAGATCGAGGGTATATTGGCTTGGAGGCACAAGCTTCCTTGTCATCGATTGTTTCGTGAGAGAGCCCATTCGCAAGGTCACCGGAAATACGATCTTCCTCTTGCCTGTTTATCCGTTTCGCTAACCACGCGATGCTCAAGCCGTTTCTACTGTGAAGGCCATGACTTCATCGATGCAGGAGGCATCACAAAAGAGCATCACCAGCCTGTCCATGCCGAGGGCAATACCGCCGCTTTCAGGAAAATGAGCCATGGCCTCGAGGAATCTCCGGGGCGTGGGAGGGGGCCTTCGCTCTTGAGCGATTTGCTTTATTTCCCTGGCGAAACGCTCAGTCTGTTCCTTAACATCTGCAAGCTCGCTATAGGCATTGGCAATCTCCAGACCGCCTATGAAAATCTCGGCGCGCTCTGATTGCGTGGGATCATCCGGCTTCAATCGGGCAAGGGACGCCATCGCGGCAGGATAGTCCATCAGTACGGTGGGCCGAGCAGGTGAAAATCGAGGAATGACTTTGCAGACCAGATCATCGTCGAATCGTACAGGGTTTGACTTGAGTACGGGATCCCATCCTGCGGCCTCCCTGAACGCATCCCGGACCGTCACTCTGGGCCACGGCGGTGTGAGATCGATTTGGCAACCCTGGTAGCTGATGACCGGGCCTATGCCGAGGCCATTCGTAATTTCCTGTAGGAGGTCTTCCGTATCGCGGATCATCTGCAGGTAATCGCCGCCTGTTCGGTACCATTCCAGCATGGTGAATTCAGGATTGTGCCAGCGACCGCGCTCGCCTTTGCGAAAGGTATGTCCGATCTGAAAAAGATTCTCGTACCCCGCGGCGAGCAGCTGTTTCATGTGGAGTTCGGGGGAGGTAATCAGAAAGCAGCCTTCGCTTTCTACAGGGGAGATTTGTAGCTCAGGGGCAACTGTTGCTGCACGAATCGGGGTTTCAACTTCAAGAAAGCCACAGTGTCGAAAAAACCCGCGAGTCAATTCCATGATGTGGGCGCGACGCTCGAGATTGGGCTTGATCCGGGAGAGCCTCAGACGTTCCTCATCCATGAGATATTATTTCTTCTGAGTGATTCGCTCCACGTAGGCTCCAGTGCGCGTATCGATCTTGACGATATCGCCTTCATTCACAAACGTGGGAACCCCGATGGTTAGCCCAGTCTCCAGAACGCTCGTTTTGTTTTGCGCAGTGCGAGTATCCGTCTTGCTTGATGCTGCAGTCTCGATAACCGCCAGTTCAACAAAGTTGGGAAGAAGAATATCGATTGGCCGGTCTTCCATCATGACGCCGGTAACCGCAATTCCCTCTTTGAGGAAGTTTTTCTTATTGCCTACCTTTTTTTCACCCAACATGTACTGGTCGAAGGTCTCGGTATTCATGAACACATAATGATCGCCTTCGCGATAAAGGTATTGCATTTGTGTGGAGGTCACATGAGCTTCTTCCACCTTGTCTCCGGAGTGATAGGTGATGTCGAGAGACGTATCCTCCAGCAGGTTTCGGAGCCTGAGGCGGTAGACTGCCCGGCCTTTCCCGGGTTTCATGAAGTCGTATTCCTCTACATTGTAGGGAACCCCATTGATGAGTAGCTTGGAGTTCTTATGTACTTCCCCGATCTCTATTGCCAACTGTTTTCCCTCCTAGCGATGTGGCGTTCCGGTTCGAGACTGCTTAAACACAGAGAATCATAGCGTATGCCAGGGTATTAGTAAAGGACGACCTTCGGATAGAGGCGCAGTTTCCCAAACGAATGCCTTTTCAAGGACTTGCAGCGAATACTTTGTCCGGTTGCCATAGCCCTTTCTCGGCATCGAAATGAACCAGCGCCAGAAAACGCCCGCTCGTTGAGTAAGCCCGGCACTGATTCCCAATGGCTTTCTCCTGCCCTTCGGCCCAGGGGAAAGGTCGACCGTGTGCGATATCTGCCTCGCTTGCCTCGTCGACGGTGATCGACGTGAGATGGGGAAGCGCCGTGTCCATAGGCGAGATAATCGCTTTCCATTGTTTCCCTTGAAAGGCTTCCTGGAGTTGGGCAACGCTGATGGCCTCTTCGATGCAAAAGGGACCGCTGCGAAGTCGGGAGAGCTTACTCAAGTGTGCGCCACACCCCAGAGCCTGTCCGAGATCGTGGGCAAGAGAGCGGATATAAGTGCCCTTGCTGCATTCCACTTCTATGGAGAGGACGGGATTTTGCCAGCTTTGCACGTCGAGGCGAGAGATGGTGACTTGCCTTGGCATTCGGGGTATCTCGATTCCAGTGCGTGCCAGATGATAAAGGGGTCTCCCTTGATATTTGATTGCGCTGTACATTGGGGGTATCTGCTCAATGATGCCGGAAAATGAGTTCAAAGAGGGTTTTATTTTTTCCAGTGTCAACGATGCCGTATCGCCTTGTTGAGTGGTGGTGCCACTGGAATCATAAGTGGTGGTGGCGCTGCCAAAGCGTATCTCGGCCTGATAAATCTTGCCGGCCTCGGTTAGATAACGTGCCAGCTTTGTTGCCTGACCCAAAAGGATGGGCAATACCCCTGTGGCATCGGGATCAAGGGTTCCGGAATGGCCTACCTTTCGTTCACCGCTGAGCTTGCGTGTCAGCGCGACCATCTGGAAAGAGGTTTTCCCTTGAGGCTTGTTGAGGTTGATGATACCGTCAATGGTCAAGCGTCTCAATTCAGACTCTATTTGTCAGGAGGATTGGTAACGACCCGGTCGATAAGCTGGAGCAAGTGATCTCCTTTCTCAATGGAGTCATCC
The sequence above is drawn from the Dehalococcoidia bacterium genome and encodes:
- a CDS encoding CoA transferase: MDEKALAGVRVIEYASLVAGPYCGKLLADMGAEVMKIEEPGTGDEARRIGPFLNDILNPERSILFMYLNTNKRGITLDLETLEGMNTFKRLIENADILIEDKSPRMIRKLGLSFDILAAINPKFIMTSITPFGQTGPYAEYKTHPLNTAFSGGLGYSSPIGEPVKPGGMFAEYACGLSAATGTLAALYVQRKTGMGQHIDISKQETIIDLNRLPAAQYANMPYPDYARMRIKNRETMPPIPCKDGHVVISVPEMHQWHGCVRLMGNPEWAQNKAYDDNAERLARFETEIRPRLTEWAMKHTREEIYHQGQACGCPTAPILSAEDVVKSKQLKAREFFVQAKDSDGDVMTFPGAPCKFSRTPWAIGSTAPSLGQHNELIRVKREAGAHSEKRSAQQEGAMRYPLEGIRIVDFTWAWAGAHATDLLAMLGAEVIKVESNSRIDGCRFFSITTGQFFENIELSPAFNDMNLNKLSINLNLQHPGGVELARELIRISDVAAQNMRPGVMERLGLGYEVLRKVNPEIILLSSSASGLTGPERAYTGYATNFAAIGGLSYITGHPDGPPILSMGEVDLLSATTSAWAVLAALIHRQRTGEGQHIDVSSSETVSVLIGDVLMDYLINGRVQSRKGNLDEFMAPHNCYRCKGEDKWISIAIGTEAEWRALCQITGHPEWMSDPRFIDASCRRQNQAELDKLVEGWTSERTHYEVMETLQGVGVAAVPYFTSEDLCTDPHLRHRKCFVEVEHPFIGRQTVAAPPWKLSRTPAEITRHGPLFGEHNQYVFGELLRMKAAEIERLVKEQVIY
- a CDS encoding EF-P lysine aminoacylase GenX produces the protein MDEERLRLSRIKPNLERRAHIMELTRGFFRHCGFLEVETPIRAATVAPELQISPVESEGCFLITSPELHMKQLLAAGYENLFQIGHTFRKGERGRWHNPEFTMLEWYRTGGDYLQMIRDTEDLLQEITNGLGIGPVISYQGCQIDLTPPWPRVTVRDAFREAAGWDPVLKSNPVRFDDDLVCKVIPRFSPARPTVLMDYPAAMASLARLKPDDPTQSERAEIFIGGLEIANAYSELADVKEQTERFAREIKQIAQERRPPPTPRRFLEAMAHFPESGGIALGMDRLVMLFCDASCIDEVMAFTVETA
- the efp gene encoding elongation factor P, whose protein sequence is MAIEIGEVHKNSKLLINGVPYNVEEYDFMKPGKGRAVYRLRLRNLLEDTSLDITYHSGDKVEEAHVTSTQMQYLYREGDHYVFMNTETFDQYMLGEKKVGNKKNFLKEGIAVTGVMMEDRPIDILLPNFVELAVIETAASSKTDTRTAQNKTSVLETGLTIGVPTFVNEGDIVKIDTRTGAYVERITQKK
- the truB gene encoding tRNA pseudouridine(55) synthase TruB, whose product is MTIDGIINLNKPQGKTSFQMVALTRKLSGERKVGHSGTLDPDATGVLPILLGQATKLARYLTEAGKIYQAEIRFGSATTTYDSSGTTTQQGDTASLTLEKIKPSLNSFSGIIEQIPPMYSAIKYQGRPLYHLARTGIEIPRMPRQVTISRLDVQSWQNPVLSIEVECSKGTYIRSLAHDLGQALGCGAHLSKLSRLRSGPFCIEEAISVAQLQEAFQGKQWKAIISPMDTALPHLTSITVDEASEADIAHGRPFPWAEGQEKAIGNQCRAYSTSGRFLALVHFDAEKGLWQPDKVFAASP